In Providencia alcalifaciens, the sequence GGTACGCTTAGAAATCACGGGGGAAATTGATGCGCATACGGGATGGATCATGGATTTTGCTGATGTAAAAAGCGCCTTTAAACCTATCTATGAGCGTCTAGATCATCACTATTTAAATGAGATTGAAGGGTTAGAAAACCCGACGAGTGAAGTACTTGCCCGCTGGATTTGGGGCACTGTTGCAAAGTTTAAGTAGCCGGTATGCTAAATTAACTATTTCATTACTGAGGTCCGTTTGGTGAATGCATTTAAAGGTCGTCATTTCACTGGTATTATCATTCTTTGGGCTGTACGTTGGTACTGCAAATACGGTATCAGTTACCGAGAACTTCAGGAAATGTTGGCTGAGCGCGGTGTAAATGTAGATCACACGACAATCTATCGCTGGGTTCAACGTTATGCACCAGAAATAGAAAAGCGGTTACGTTGGTATTGGTGTAATCCCTCCGACCTCAACAATTGGCATTTAGACGAAACTTATATCAAAGTGAATGGGAAATGGACGTACCTTTACCGAGCTGTCGATAGTCGAGGGTACACCATTGAATTTTATCTCTCGCCTCGTCGTAATACCAAGGCAGCTTATCGATTTTTAAGAAAAATATTCAATCGCGTTAAAAAATGGCAAATCCCCAGGGTTATCAATACAGATAAAGCCGCACCTTATGGCCGAGCGCTTAACCTTCTCAAAGAAGAAGGAAAATGCCCTACACATGTAGAACATCGACAAATCAAATTTCACAATAATGTCATTGAATGTGATCATGGAAAATTGAAGCGCGTGATAAATCCCACCTTAGGGTTTAAATCAATTAAAACAGCACATGCGACCATTAAAGGAATTGAGGTGATGCGTGCGCTTCGCAAAGGTCAAGCAGAACATTTTTACTATGGCCAACCGTTAGGAGAAGTGCGCCTCGTGAATAGAGTATTCGGACTTTAATCCACTTTGAGCGGAAAAGCTCAGCTTCACGATTCTATTTGCAACAGTGCCGGATTTGGCAACAAACCAAGCCACTATTACCACTCTTAAGCGCCATTACGGTTAAAGAAACCTGCAATGCAGGCTGTGTGTATCGCGAAGAAGCCTAAGCGATGGTATTAACGAGCTGTAGGATGGCTGAGCTGTAAGTTATCACCTACAGCTCAAGGCATAATGATTACTGAATATTCAGATATTTATGGGTTTGAATGGATAGCCGCCAGTTGCGTTGAATGCAGGTATCAATACATAACTTAGTCGCTGATACTTTTTGACTAATAGGCTGAAGCGCCACAATCGGTGGCTCACCCTGAGTTCGCAAAGATAATAGCTGATCAAGGGCTTCAATATCCTTTTCACGCGCTACAGGATGCTTGATTTCATTGGCACGATTAATCGCTTGTTCGAGCACTTGCAATCCCCCTTTCATACCTACTTTTGGCGAGACTGTGACCCAAGTATTTTCAGTGCAGATGATTGGGTAAGTGCCGCTGGTTTCAATCTGGCATTGAAACCCACTCGCTTCAAGGGATTGCGTTAAGGTTGTTAAATCATAAATGCACGGCTCTCCACCCGTTATCACAATGTGTTTTGCGGTATAGCCGTTTTGGTGCATTAATTGGATTAAGCTTTCGGCATCGGACATTGCCCATAAATCACTGTCTTGTGTTTTTAATGCAATATCACCCAATGTAGATTCCTTCGCGGGCTCTTTGTCCCAGGTCTGTTTGGTATCACACCAACTACAGCCAACTGGACAGCCTTGCAAACGAATAAAAACAGCAGGAACGCCGGTAAAAACACCTTCCCCCTGTAAAGTTTGGAAGATTTCATTAATTGGGTATTTCATATTGCTCCTAGAAGATTCCATTTGGCGCATATTATATTGCAGATATCTATCTCGCGGGCAATGCACTTTGTGATAATGTAGTCACCCAGCGTTCAGGAAAGTACGTCAACTCAATCAACGAAACCGAAACAATATTCGGTACAATATTTCGAAATAAAGTCAATGACAGGAAAAGACATGCAAAGTAGTGAACAAAATCAACTCAGAAAGGGGCTGAGTGTCCGGCACATTCGCTTTATGGCCTTAGGGTCCGCGATTGGTACAGGGCTATTCTACGGTTCTGCGTCTGCAATTCAGGCTGCAGGTCCCGCGGTGTTACTTGCCTACATGTTAGGTGGCGCCGCCGTATTTATGGTGATGCGCGCCCTTGGTGAAATGGCGGTCCATCATCCAGTCCCAGGTTCATTCTCTCACTACGCAAGCCATTATATGGGTCCTTTAGCTGGTTTTTTAACCGGCTGGAACTACGTGTTTGAAATGCTGGTGGTCTGTTTAGCCGATATTACTGCCTTCGGGATGTACATGGGCTTCTGGTTCCCTCATGTCGACCAATGGGTGTGGGTATTGAGTATCGTGCTATTTATTAGCGCGCTCAATCTTTGCCACGTTAAGATTTTTGGTGAGATGGAATTCTGGCTATCGATTATTAAAGTCAGCGCCATTATTGCCATGATTGTCGGCGGCGCCTTCTTGATGATTTACGGTTTTGGTCAAGAAACTAACCATGAAGTGGGTATCCAAAACTTGTGGGAGCATGGCGGCTTTATGCCAAACGGCATTGAAGGGGTGATTGCCTCTCTCGCAATCGTCATGTTTGCTTTTGGCGGTATTGAAGTGATTGGTATCACGGCAAGTGAAGCACAAGATCCTGAAAAAACCATACCAAAAGCTATCAATGCCGTACCTATCCGTATTCTATTATTCTATGGTTTAACGCTGTTTATTCTGATGTGTATCTATCCATGGAACCAAGTTGGTCAAAACGGCAGCCCGTTTGTCCAAATCTTCGATAGCTTAGGCATTCAATCTGCAGCAAATATCCTGAATATCGTGGTGATCACAGCAGCAATTTCCGCTATCAACAGTGATATTTTTGGTGCTGGTCGCATGATGTATGGTATGGCTCAAGATGGGCAAGCGCCTAAGGTCTTTACCAAATTGACCAAAAGCGGTGTGCCATGGGTGACAGTGCTGGTCATGTCTGTTGTGATGTTATTAGGGGTTTACCTTAACTACCTATTACCAGAAAAAATCTTCGTGATCATTGCGTCAATTGCGACCTTCGCGACGGTGTGGGTCTGGTTAATGATCTTACTGTCTCAAGTGGCAATGCGCCGTAAGATGAGCCAAGAAGAAGTCAAAAAACTGAAATTCCCAGTGCCGTTCTGGCCTGTTGGCCCTGCAATCACCATTGCATTTATGGTGTTTGTTATCGCCCTATTAGGCTTCTTTAAAGATACACAAGTGGCCCTAATCGTAGGCTTTGTGTGGGTAGCTTTACTCAGTATCACCTTCTTTGCCATGCGTTATTACCAGAAACGCTGATCCCTTTTCATTAAGAGGTCAATAAAACAGCCCTACATCGAGCAGATCTAGGGCTGTTTTTTAATGATTTTCGATTTTATGGAACCGTTAGTTCTGTTACATCACGCTGACGCAAGCGCCTGTTCAATATCTGCAATTAACTCATCAACATTTTCTAAACCAATAGATAATCGAATCAGCCCATCACTAATGCCGTATTGCAGCCTTTCTTCCGGTGTATAGGTCGAATGAGTCATACTAGCAGGATGCTGCGCCAGCGACTCGCAATCCCCCAGACTCACCGCTCTAGAGAATAGCGCTAAATGGTTTAAGAACTGCTTACCCGCTTCAAGTCCCC encodes:
- the queE gene encoding 7-carboxy-7-deazaguanine synthase QueE encodes the protein MKYPINEIFQTLQGEGVFTGVPAVFIRLQGCPVGCSWCDTKQTWDKEPAKESTLGDIALKTQDSDLWAMSDAESLIQLMHQNGYTAKHIVITGGEPCIYDLTTLTQSLEASGFQCQIETSGTYPIICTENTWVTVSPKVGMKGGLQVLEQAINRANEIKHPVAREKDIEALDQLLSLRTQGEPPIVALQPISQKVSATKLCIDTCIQRNWRLSIQTHKYLNIQ
- a CDS encoding amino acid permease, producing the protein MQSSEQNQLRKGLSVRHIRFMALGSAIGTGLFYGSASAIQAAGPAVLLAYMLGGAAVFMVMRALGEMAVHHPVPGSFSHYASHYMGPLAGFLTGWNYVFEMLVVCLADITAFGMYMGFWFPHVDQWVWVLSIVLFISALNLCHVKIFGEMEFWLSIIKVSAIIAMIVGGAFLMIYGFGQETNHEVGIQNLWEHGGFMPNGIEGVIASLAIVMFAFGGIEVIGITASEAQDPEKTIPKAINAVPIRILLFYGLTLFILMCIYPWNQVGQNGSPFVQIFDSLGIQSAANILNIVVITAAISAINSDIFGAGRMMYGMAQDGQAPKVFTKLTKSGVPWVTVLVMSVVMLLGVYLNYLLPEKIFVIIASIATFATVWVWLMILLSQVAMRRKMSQEEVKKLKFPVPFWPVGPAITIAFMVFVIALLGFFKDTQVALIVGFVWVALLSITFFAMRYYQKR
- a CDS encoding IS6 family transposase, which produces MNAFKGRHFTGIIILWAVRWYCKYGISYRELQEMLAERGVNVDHTTIYRWVQRYAPEIEKRLRWYWCNPSDLNNWHLDETYIKVNGKWTYLYRAVDSRGYTIEFYLSPRRNTKAAYRFLRKIFNRVKKWQIPRVINTDKAAPYGRALNLLKEEGKCPTHVEHRQIKFHNNVIECDHGKLKRVINPTLGFKSIKTAHATIKGIEVMRALRKGQAEHFYYGQPLGEVRLVNRVFGL